A stretch of Thermotoga sp. SG1 DNA encodes these proteins:
- the ilvD gene encoding dihydroxy-acid dehydratase, with protein sequence MRSDVIKKGLERAPHRSLLKALGITDEEMNRPFIGIVSSWNEIIPGHMHLDRIVEAVKAGVRMAGGVPFVFPTIGICDGIAMDHKGMKFSLPSRELIADSIEIVANAFPFDGLVFVPNCDKITPGMIMAMGRLNIPSVLISGGPMLAGRYAGKDIDLITVFEAVGGYRVGKIDEETLRAIEDLACPSAGSCAGLFTANTMNSLAEALGIAPRGNGTVPAVHAKRLRIAKEAGMLVVELVKRNVKPRDIVTRESLMNAIMVDLATGGSTNTVLHLKAIAESFEIEFDIKLFDELSRKVPHICNISPVGPYHIQDLDEAGGIYAVMKRLQENNLLKEDAMTIYLRKVGDLVGEAKIMNEEVIRPFDNPYHREGGLGILFGNLAPEGAVAKLSGVPEKMKHHVGPAVVFEDGEEATKAILSGKVKKGDVVVIRYEGPKGGPGMREMLSPTSAIVGMGLAEDVALITDGRFSGGSHGAVIGHVSPEAAEGGPIGIVKDGDLIEIDFEKRTMNLLISEEEFNRRMKEFVPKVKDVDSDYLRRYAFFVQSASKGATFRKP encoded by the coding sequence ATGAGGAGTGACGTGATAAAGAAAGGGCTGGAAAGGGCTCCACACAGGTCTCTTCTGAAGGCACTTGGAATAACCGATGAAGAGATGAACCGGCCCTTCATCGGTATCGTGTCTTCGTGGAACGAGATCATCCCCGGCCACATGCACCTTGACCGGATCGTTGAAGCGGTGAAGGCAGGAGTGAGGATGGCCGGGGGAGTTCCGTTCGTCTTTCCAACGATCGGGATCTGCGACGGCATAGCGATGGATCACAAGGGAATGAAGTTCTCACTACCTTCCAGGGAACTCATAGCCGATTCCATAGAGATAGTTGCGAACGCTTTCCCCTTCGACGGCCTGGTGTTCGTTCCAAACTGTGACAAGATCACTCCAGGAATGATCATGGCGATGGGGAGGCTGAACATCCCCTCTGTTTTGATCTCTGGTGGTCCCATGCTCGCTGGTCGATACGCTGGAAAAGACATAGACCTCATCACCGTTTTCGAAGCCGTCGGTGGCTACAGGGTGGGAAAGATCGACGAAGAAACGCTCAGGGCGATCGAAGATCTTGCCTGTCCGAGCGCAGGATCCTGTGCAGGACTGTTCACCGCCAACACGATGAATTCTCTTGCAGAAGCGCTGGGGATCGCTCCGAGAGGAAACGGAACGGTGCCTGCCGTTCATGCAAAAAGGCTTCGAATAGCAAAAGAGGCTGGTATGCTCGTCGTTGAACTCGTGAAAAGAAACGTAAAACCTCGGGACATCGTCACCCGGGAATCCCTCATGAACGCGATCATGGTGGATCTTGCAACGGGAGGATCGACGAACACCGTCCTTCATCTGAAAGCGATCGCAGAGAGCTTCGAGATAGAATTTGACATAAAACTCTTCGATGAACTCAGCCGGAAGGTCCCACACATCTGCAACATCTCACCCGTTGGGCCTTACCACATACAGGATCTCGATGAAGCAGGTGGTATCTACGCTGTGATGAAACGCCTTCAGGAAAACAATCTTCTGAAGGAAGATGCCATGACCATCTATTTGAGAAAGGTAGGAGATCTTGTCGGGGAAGCAAAGATCATGAACGAAGAAGTGATCAGACCCTTCGACAATCCATACCATAGAGAGGGTGGACTTGGAATTCTCTTCGGAAACCTCGCCCCGGAAGGGGCAGTTGCCAAACTCTCCGGTGTTCCCGAAAAGATGAAGCACCACGTTGGACCAGCTGTCGTGTTTGAAGATGGAGAAGAGGCAACAAAAGCCATTCTTTCTGGAAAGGTCAAGAAGGGAGATGTGGTGGTCATTCGTTATGAAGGTCCCAAGGGTGGACCCGGCATGAGGGAGATGCTCTCTCCCACATCCGCGATCGTGGGGATGGGCCTTGCAGAAGATGTGGCCCTCATCACGGACGGGAGGTTCTCTGGAGGTTCACACGGTGCCGTCATCGGTCATGTATCTCCCGAGGCAGCAGAAGGTGGTCCCATAGGCATCGTAAAAGATGGGGATCTCATCGAGATAGATTTCGAAAAGAGAACGATGAACCTTTTGATATCGGAGGAAGAATTCAACAGAAGAATGAAGGAATTCGTGCCGAAAGTGAAAGATGTGGACAGTGATTATCTGAGAAGGTACGCCTTCTTCGTTCAGTCTGCCAGCAAAGGGGCTACGTTCAGAAAGCCCTGA
- the leuD gene encoding 3-isopropylmalate dehydratase small subunit: MKMKIRGKVFVFGDNVNTDEIIPARYLNTSDPQELAKYCMEDARPGFGRRDDIKGSIIVAGENFGCGSSREHAPVAIKAAGISCVIAKSFARIFFRNAINIGLPIVELKEADEFEEGDIAEVDLENGVVRNFSKAKEYRIRPYPEFLMKIMNAGGWLEYCLKEMGE; the protein is encoded by the coding sequence ATGAAGATGAAGATAAGGGGAAAGGTATTCGTTTTTGGAGACAACGTGAACACAGACGAGATCATACCCGCAAGATATCTGAACACCTCGGATCCTCAGGAACTCGCAAAGTACTGCATGGAGGATGCAAGACCCGGTTTTGGAAGGCGGGACGACATAAAGGGGAGTATCATCGTTGCCGGTGAGAACTTTGGATGTGGTTCTTCAAGAGAACACGCCCCCGTTGCCATAAAGGCTGCGGGCATCTCGTGTGTCATCGCCAAGTCCTTTGCCAGGATCTTCTTCAGGAACGCTATAAACATAGGCCTTCCCATTGTTGAACTGAAGGAAGCAGACGAATTCGAAGAAGGAGACATTGCCGAAGTGGATCTTGAAAACGGTGTTGTGAGGAATTTTTCGAAAGCAAAAGAATACAGAATAAGACCCTATCCTGAATTTCTCATGAAGATCATGAACGCCGGTGGATGGCTTGAATACTGTCTCAAAGAGATGGGGGAGTGA
- the leuC gene encoding 3-isopropylmalate dehydratase large subunit, producing MTLAEKILSKKAGRKVEPGEFLLLEPDVALANDITAPLAIKKFKEYGGKRVKYPDRVVLVPDHFTPNKDIKSAMQVKMMREFARDQGIEKFFEIGRMGIEHVLLPEEGIVKSGDLVVGADSHTCTYGALGAFATGVGSTDIAGFYLIGKVWLRVPESIKVTLYGKFNEMVTAKDLVLKLISILGVDGANYKAIEFSGPGVKEISMDGRFTISNMAIEAGGKTGLFPVDETTIAYEKERGIEVEEMYPDEDAKYVKEVEMNLSKLEPQVAYPFLPSNTKDISEAEKERIKIDQVVIGSCTNGRIEDLRLAAQIFKGRTVAPNVRCIIIPGSQKVYKQALKEGLIDIFLDAGCAVSTPTCGPCLGGHMGVLAEGEIAVSTTNRNFVGRMGHPNSKVFLASPAVAAASAVKGYIADPRKL from the coding sequence ATGACACTTGCGGAAAAGATCCTCTCGAAAAAGGCTGGAAGGAAGGTCGAACCCGGTGAATTCCTTCTTCTGGAACCAGATGTTGCCCTCGCCAACGACATAACAGCCCCTCTTGCCATAAAAAAGTTCAAAGAGTACGGTGGAAAAAGGGTTAAATATCCTGACAGGGTGGTTCTCGTACCAGATCACTTCACACCGAACAAGGACATAAAGTCCGCCATGCAGGTGAAGATGATGAGGGAGTTCGCCAGAGATCAGGGAATAGAAAAGTTCTTCGAAATAGGAAGAATGGGGATCGAGCACGTTCTACTTCCCGAGGAAGGGATCGTGAAGTCTGGTGACCTCGTTGTGGGGGCAGATTCTCACACGTGTACCTACGGGGCGCTGGGAGCCTTTGCTACAGGCGTTGGTTCCACGGACATAGCGGGTTTCTATCTCATCGGGAAAGTGTGGCTCAGGGTTCCAGAGAGCATAAAAGTGACGCTCTATGGAAAGTTCAACGAAATGGTGACCGCCAAGGACCTTGTTTTGAAACTCATATCCATCCTCGGGGTGGACGGTGCGAACTACAAGGCCATAGAGTTTTCTGGCCCAGGTGTGAAGGAGATCTCCATGGACGGCAGATTCACCATCTCGAACATGGCGATCGAGGCAGGAGGGAAAACGGGTCTCTTTCCCGTGGACGAGACGACAATAGCTTACGAGAAAGAAAGAGGCATAGAGGTGGAAGAGATGTATCCGGATGAGGACGCAAAGTACGTGAAAGAAGTGGAGATGAACCTCTCTAAACTCGAGCCTCAGGTCGCCTATCCCTTCCTACCGTCCAACACAAAAGATATCTCTGAGGCTGAAAAGGAGAGGATCAAAATAGATCAGGTGGTGATAGGAAGCTGCACCAACGGGAGGATAGAAGACCTCAGACTCGCAGCTCAGATTTTCAAGGGAAGAACCGTTGCTCCGAATGTGCGATGCATTATCATACCTGGCTCTCAGAAAGTTTACAAACAGGCCTTGAAGGAAGGTCTCATCGATATCTTCCTCGATGCTGGATGTGCCGTTTCCACCCCAACGTGTGGTCCTTGCCTTGGAGGGCACATGGGAGTCCTCGCAGAGGGAGAGATCGCCGTTTCTACGACCAATAGGAACTTTGTAGGAAGAATGGGACATCCAAACAGCAAGGTCTTTCTTGCGTCTCCCGCTGTTGCCGCAGCCAGTGCGGTGAAAGGATACATAGCAGATCCCAGGAAATTGTGA
- the leuA gene encoding 2-isopropylmalate synthase, with translation MRRIKIFDTTLRDGEQSPGASMSVEEKVEMALMLEDLGVDLIEAGFPVSSPVQFEAVKKVAGTVQRPIVVGLARCVEKDIDAAYEALKDRPKDKRMIHVFIATSPIHRKYKLRMEKEEILERVRKYVTYARQFFDLVEFSAEDASRTEVPFLIEVYRTAIESGATTINVPDTVGYALPDEFGELIRTLKEGIPGIENVDLSVHCHNDLGLAVANSIAAVQNGATQVEVTLNGIGERAGNCALEEFVMTLKVRKDRLPYETGIRTELIYPASRLLTHITGLIPSRNKPIVGENVFLHESGIHQDGVLKHRETYEIMKPSDIGRSSETLVLGRHSGKHALRKKLESYGIKLDDETFQKVFEKFTELADRKKEVYDDDLFSIVSEVLKEPLNGYKLIHFHVHTGNTLLPTAAVVLQVGNEKREAAEAGNGPVDAIFKAIDKALGLQPKLEEYIIQAVGTGKNAQGEVKLTLKIDGELYSGRGVSTDIVEASAIAYINAINKYLIAKGLLRKNGGVE, from the coding sequence ATGAGAAGGATTAAGATCTTTGATACAACGCTGAGGGATGGAGAGCAATCGCCTGGAGCCTCCATGTCCGTTGAAGAAAAGGTAGAAATGGCCCTCATGCTTGAAGACCTAGGTGTTGATCTCATCGAAGCGGGTTTTCCCGTCTCCTCGCCCGTTCAGTTCGAAGCCGTAAAGAAAGTGGCAGGAACCGTTCAGAGACCCATCGTGGTGGGGCTTGCAAGGTGTGTGGAAAAGGATATCGATGCAGCGTACGAAGCACTCAAAGATCGCCCGAAAGACAAAAGGATGATACACGTTTTCATAGCAACGTCTCCCATACACAGAAAGTACAAACTGAGAATGGAAAAAGAAGAGATTCTTGAAAGGGTGAGAAAGTACGTCACCTACGCCAGACAGTTCTTCGATCTTGTGGAGTTTTCCGCAGAAGATGCTTCCAGAACGGAAGTGCCCTTTTTGATAGAAGTTTACAGAACGGCCATAGAGTCCGGTGCAACAACGATAAACGTTCCAGACACCGTGGGATACGCCCTTCCCGATGAATTCGGAGAACTCATAAGAACCCTGAAGGAAGGTATTCCTGGAATAGAAAACGTCGATCTTTCCGTTCACTGCCACAACGATCTTGGCCTTGCTGTGGCAAATTCCATCGCTGCAGTTCAAAACGGTGCGACCCAAGTGGAGGTGACACTGAACGGAATAGGAGAAAGGGCCGGTAATTGTGCACTGGAAGAGTTCGTAATGACTCTCAAAGTGAGAAAAGACAGACTCCCGTACGAAACGGGTATAAGGACAGAGTTGATATATCCTGCTTCCAGACTCCTCACCCACATAACGGGGCTCATCCCGTCAAGAAACAAGCCCATAGTGGGAGAGAACGTCTTCTTGCACGAGTCGGGCATACACCAAGATGGCGTTCTGAAGCACAGAGAGACATATGAAATCATGAAGCCTTCGGACATAGGAAGGTCTTCTGAAACGCTCGTCCTTGGAAGGCACTCGGGGAAACACGCCTTGAGAAAGAAACTGGAGAGTTACGGCATAAAACTGGACGACGAGACCTTCCAGAAGGTGTTCGAGAAATTCACAGAACTTGCCGATAGAAAGAAAGAAGTCTACGATGACGATCTCTTTTCCATCGTCTCTGAAGTTTTGAAAGAACCCCTGAACGGCTACAAACTCATCCATTTCCACGTGCACACGGGAAACACACTGCTTCCAACAGCCGCTGTTGTCCTTCAGGTTGGAAATGAAAAGAGAGAAGCAGCGGAAGCAGGAAACGGTCCCGTGGATGCTATCTTCAAGGCCATAGATAAAGCACTCGGACTTCAGCCAAAACTTGAAGAATACATAATCCAGGCGGTTGGAACGGGAAAGAACGCTCAGGGAGAGGTGAAACTGACCCTGAAGATAGACGGAGAGCTCTACAGTGGAAGGGGCGTTTCCACGGACATCGTTGAGGCTTCCGCCATCGCTTACATAAACGCTATAAACAAATATCTCATAGCAAAGGGGCTTTTGAGAAAAAACGGAGGTGTTGAGTGA
- the cimA gene encoding citramalate synthase encodes MSIKIYDTTLRDGAQAFGVSFSLEDKIRIAEALDDLGVHYLEGGWPGSNPKDIAFFEAVKNVHFKSLKVAAFSSTRRPNTRIEEDPNIQTLIKAETPVYTIFGKSWDLHVEKALRTTLEENLKMIYDTITYLKRFADEVIYDAEHFFDGYKANKDYALKTLKVAEEAGADCLVLADTNGGTLPHEIEEIVEEVKKHVKAPIGIHAHNDSDVAVANTLAAVRKGAVHVQGTINGLGERCGNANLCSVIPNLVLKMGLEVIPKENLKKLFDVAHLVAELSGRPHIENIPYVGDYAFAHKGGVHVSAIKRDPRTYEHIPPELVGNRRIISISELSGRSNVLEKIKEMGFEIDETSSKVREILKKIKELEAQGYHFEGAEASFELLVREMLGIRKKYFEFLGFTVMTVKNRDEKSFSEATVKVRVPDEVAEKLGHDEPFEHTAAEGEGPVEALDRAVRKALEKFYPSLKNTKLTDYKVRILNEQAGTRATTRVLIESSDGKRRWGTVGVSPNIIEASWTALLESLEYKLHKDEEEMREDEKD; translated from the coding sequence TTGAGTATCAAGATCTACGATACAACTCTCAGGGACGGGGCTCAGGCCTTTGGAGTTTCTTTTTCTCTGGAGGACAAGATCAGAATCGCCGAGGCATTGGATGACCTCGGCGTTCATTACCTCGAAGGGGGATGGCCTGGTTCAAATCCAAAAGATATCGCGTTCTTCGAGGCTGTCAAAAACGTGCACTTCAAGAGTTTGAAGGTGGCCGCTTTCAGTTCTACAAGAAGACCAAACACGAGGATAGAGGAAGATCCAAACATACAGACGCTCATAAAAGCCGAAACACCGGTCTACACGATATTCGGTAAAAGCTGGGATCTACATGTGGAAAAGGCCCTTCGAACAACTCTTGAGGAGAACCTCAAGATGATATACGACACGATCACTTATCTGAAGAGGTTCGCCGACGAGGTAATATACGACGCCGAGCATTTCTTCGACGGTTACAAGGCAAACAAAGATTATGCCCTTAAAACCCTAAAGGTGGCAGAGGAGGCGGGGGCGGACTGTCTTGTTCTTGCCGACACGAACGGTGGCACACTCCCTCATGAGATCGAGGAGATCGTAGAAGAGGTGAAAAAACATGTGAAGGCTCCCATAGGAATACACGCCCACAACGACTCCGATGTGGCCGTAGCCAACACACTCGCTGCCGTGAGAAAGGGAGCGGTACACGTTCAAGGGACCATAAACGGTCTTGGCGAAAGATGTGGCAACGCGAATCTCTGTTCTGTGATTCCGAACCTCGTTCTCAAGATGGGCCTCGAGGTCATACCGAAGGAGAATCTGAAAAAACTCTTCGATGTTGCACACCTTGTGGCCGAACTTTCTGGAAGACCGCACATTGAGAATATACCCTATGTGGGAGATTATGCCTTTGCCCACAAAGGAGGAGTGCACGTTTCTGCTATAAAGAGAGATCCCAGAACCTACGAGCACATTCCTCCAGAACTCGTGGGAAACAGAAGGATCATCTCCATCTCCGAACTCTCTGGAAGAAGCAATGTGCTTGAGAAAATAAAAGAGATGGGATTTGAAATAGACGAAACCTCGTCCAAGGTCAGGGAGATACTCAAGAAGATAAAGGAACTCGAAGCGCAGGGATATCATTTCGAGGGGGCAGAGGCATCCTTTGAACTCCTCGTCAGAGAGATGCTCGGAATAAGGAAGAAGTACTTCGAATTTCTTGGTTTCACCGTCATGACCGTGAAAAACAGGGACGAAAAGAGTTTCTCGGAAGCGACCGTGAAGGTCAGGGTACCCGATGAAGTGGCAGAGAAGTTGGGGCACGATGAACCCTTCGAACACACCGCAGCAGAGGGTGAAGGACCCGTCGAAGCACTGGACAGAGCGGTGAGAAAGGCACTTGAGAAGTTCTACCCTTCCCTGAAAAACACAAAACTCACCGATTACAAGGTCAGGATTCTCAACGAGCAGGCGGGTACCAGAGCGACCACGAGAGTTCTCATAGAGTCCAGCGATGGAAAGAGAAGATGGGGAACTGTGGGTGTTTCCCCGAACATCATAGAGGCTTCCTGGACGGCACTGCTTGAATCCCTGGAGTACAAACTCCACAAGGATGAAGAGGAGATGAGAGAAGATGAGAAGGATTAA